Proteins from a genomic interval of Pseudomonadota bacterium:
- a CDS encoding glycerol-3-phosphate dehydrogenase/oxidase, which produces MKALHQVGRGQGPTAADSARISALQRPATLDALEQGLFDCVVIGGGIAGAGIACESAQRGLRTALVELDDFASGTSSRSTKLIHGGLRYLALGEFAHVRETARERKTVRHLAPHLAQPCWAVLPARSRAALTLLRLAVMTYEHLGQVASEDRHRIWNSDELERHEPVLDRQRYPFACAYREYLTDDARLVLANLRAAVRAGALVINHALVDRIANRFDAHEVGVSCRLSGRRLTLRSRALINASGPWLEHLRVLEDPGARPVLQWSRGIHVVMPAELLPVQNVLVLRSSDARYLFAVRRAGIVYLGTTDTATQARPVHWPEIGSDELHYLLREVSAYCGRQAPALGSCVWAWAGLRALVAQPGRRSQDVSRRDELLVGAHGMVSVAGGKLTGYRMIAKRALDEAGKVVGGAWPKAPRKIAPLPGGAFDGDVGPLSATLGASFKLARECAERLSMLYGSEAVDVVKLDQRPLGDDGIVLRGEVDWAVLHEGGATLLDVVYRRLRLPLYKPNAVTSLLEPIASRMSDLLGWTEQRAREQVGQVEARMQQDLAALQPRL; this is translated from the coding sequence GTGAAGGCGCTCCACCAAGTCGGTCGCGGTCAAGGCCCGACAGCAGCGGACAGCGCCCGCATTTCCGCGCTGCAACGACCGGCGACCCTGGACGCGCTCGAGCAAGGGCTGTTCGACTGCGTAGTGATCGGGGGCGGCATCGCTGGAGCAGGCATCGCGTGCGAGAGCGCACAGCGCGGGCTGCGCACGGCTCTGGTGGAGCTTGACGACTTCGCTTCGGGGACCTCGAGCCGCTCCACGAAGCTGATTCATGGCGGTTTGCGCTACCTCGCCCTGGGAGAGTTCGCGCACGTCAGGGAGACCGCCCGGGAGCGCAAGACCGTTCGACACCTGGCTCCGCACCTTGCCCAGCCCTGCTGGGCTGTGCTTCCCGCACGCAGCCGAGCTGCACTGACTCTGCTCAGGCTCGCGGTCATGACTTACGAGCATCTTGGCCAAGTAGCTTCCGAGGATCGCCACCGGATCTGGAACAGCGACGAGCTCGAACGCCACGAGCCGGTGCTTGACCGGCAGCGCTATCCGTTCGCGTGCGCGTACCGCGAGTACCTGACGGACGACGCCCGTCTGGTGCTTGCGAACCTGCGGGCGGCCGTTCGAGCCGGCGCGCTGGTGATCAACCATGCTCTGGTCGATCGCATCGCGAATCGTTTCGACGCCCACGAGGTCGGTGTGAGCTGCAGGCTCAGCGGACGCAGGCTCACGCTGCGCAGCCGCGCCCTGATCAATGCATCGGGCCCCTGGCTCGAGCACCTGCGTGTTCTCGAAGATCCCGGCGCAAGGCCGGTGCTGCAGTGGTCAAGGGGTATTCATGTAGTGATGCCGGCCGAGCTCCTGCCCGTGCAAAATGTGCTGGTGCTGCGTTCGTCGGACGCTCGCTATCTGTTCGCGGTGCGCCGCGCGGGCATCGTCTACCTCGGCACGACCGACACGGCGACACAGGCAAGGCCCGTGCACTGGCCGGAAATCGGTTCGGATGAGCTGCATTACCTGCTGCGAGAGGTCAGCGCCTACTGCGGCCGGCAGGCACCTGCGCTTGGCTCGTGCGTTTGGGCGTGGGCGGGACTGCGCGCGCTCGTGGCGCAGCCCGGCCGGCGCAGCCAAGACGTGTCGCGCAGAGACGAGCTGCTCGTCGGGGCCCATGGCATGGTATCGGTTGCAGGCGGCAAGCTTACCGGCTACCGCATGATCGCCAAGCGGGCCCTCGACGAGGCCGGCAAGGTCGTAGGGGGAGCCTGGCCAAAAGCCCCGCGCAAGATTGCGCCGCTGCCGGGCGGCGCTTTCGACGGCGATGTCGGGCCGCTCAGCGCGACCCTCGGCGCGAGCTTCAAGCTGGCAAGGGAGTGCGCCGAGCGGCTGAGCATGCTGTACGGCAGCGAAGCGGTGGACGTGGTCAAGCTCGATCAGCGTCCGCTCGGCGACGACGGGATCGTGCTACGGGGCGAAGTGGACTGGGCCGTGCTGCATGAGGGTGGGGCGACCCTCTTGGACGTCGTATACCGGCGGCTGCGACTGCCGCTCTACAAACCCAACGCGGTCACGTCTCTGCTCGAGCCGATCGCCTCGCGTATGAGCGATCTTCTAGGCTGGACAGAGCAGCGCGCGCGCGAGCAAGTCGGCCAGGTCGAAGCCCGCATGCAGCAAGACCTCGCTGCCCTGCAACCCAGGCTCTAG
- a CDS encoding response regulator: MDERLGAIEILLVEDNPQDAELAIRALQKRNLANHLHHVEDGAEALEFFFGENAANRRPRLVLLDLKLPKVDGLEVLRELRQREKTRTIAVVVLTSSHEDRDLRTAYSLGVNSYIVKPVDFNKFAAVVAQLGMYWLLVNEPSKP; encoded by the coding sequence ATGGATGAAAGGCTGGGTGCGATCGAGATTCTTCTGGTCGAAGACAACCCCCAAGATGCGGAGCTTGCCATCCGCGCGCTGCAAAAGCGCAACCTCGCGAATCATCTGCATCACGTCGAAGATGGCGCCGAGGCGCTGGAGTTTTTCTTCGGGGAGAACGCGGCGAATCGGCGACCTCGCTTGGTGCTTCTCGATCTGAAGCTGCCGAAGGTCGACGGTCTGGAAGTGCTGCGCGAGCTCCGGCAGAGGGAGAAGACCAGGACCATTGCGGTGGTAGTTCTGACTTCATCGCACGAGGACCGTGACCTGCGAACGGCATATTCCCTCGGCGTCAACAGCTACATCGTCAAACCGGTCGACTTCAACAAGTTCGCAGCCGTGGTGGCGCAGCTGGGAATGTACTGGCTGCTCGTGAACGAACCGTCGAAGCCGTGA